A region of Massilia sp. KIM DNA encodes the following proteins:
- a CDS encoding DUF418 domain-containing protein — translation MSSPSERLAVVDALRGFAIVAIMLLHNIEHFDLYHTPANLPAWVVSLDKLIWDTMFFLFGGKAYAIFAFLFGVTFALQSDRRAALGEDFRPRFAWRMLLLLGFGLVNSLFYHGDILSLYAVLGLSLLFVARASHRLMLALACLLLLQPHALYELMRALPAPAAKLPDPESWAYFGRANAYLANGSLWEVWTGNLSNGKTGVVLWSWENGRLFQIPALFMLGMLACRLRLFADEPAATRRLRRIALLALILFLPLFFTVRALNGWTGADGLKRPLLTILGSWSNLALAALLVSGFALLYRSGAARRLLSALVPIGRMSLTSYLMQSLVGTAIYYGWGLGLYASTGASSAILIGLALAGLQCWFSAWWLRRHSQGPLEALWHRATWIGKPAAARPLRQPG, via the coding sequence ATGTCCTCACCATCCGAACGCCTTGCCGTCGTCGACGCCCTGCGCGGTTTCGCCATCGTCGCGATCATGCTGCTGCATAACATCGAGCACTTCGACCTCTATCACACGCCAGCCAATCTTCCGGCCTGGGTCGTCAGTCTCGACAAACTGATCTGGGACACGATGTTCTTCCTGTTCGGCGGCAAGGCCTACGCCATCTTCGCCTTCCTGTTCGGAGTCACCTTCGCCCTGCAATCCGACCGCCGCGCCGCCCTCGGCGAGGACTTCCGCCCGCGTTTCGCCTGGCGCATGCTGCTCCTGCTCGGTTTTGGACTGGTCAATTCGCTGTTCTACCACGGCGACATCCTCAGCCTCTACGCCGTGCTCGGCTTGAGCCTGCTGTTCGTGGCCCGGGCCAGCCATCGCCTGATGCTGGCGCTCGCCTGCCTGCTGCTGCTCCAGCCTCACGCCCTGTACGAACTGATGCGCGCCCTCCCCGCCCCGGCCGCCAAATTGCCGGACCCGGAGTCCTGGGCCTATTTCGGCCGCGCCAATGCCTATCTGGCGAACGGCTCGCTGTGGGAGGTCTGGACCGGCAATCTCAGCAACGGCAAGACCGGCGTCGTGCTGTGGAGCTGGGAAAACGGCCGCCTGTTCCAGATCCCGGCCCTGTTCATGCTCGGCATGCTCGCCTGCCGCCTGCGCCTGTTCGCGGACGAGCCCGCCGCCACCCGGCGCTTGCGCAGGATTGCCCTGCTCGCCCTGATCCTGTTCCTGCCCCTGTTCTTCACGGTCCGCGCCTTGAATGGCTGGACCGGCGCGGACGGCCTCAAGCGTCCCCTGCTGACCATCCTCGGCTCCTGGTCCAACCTGGCGCTGGCCGCCCTGCTGGTTTCCGGCTTCGCCCTGCTCTACCGGAGCGGTGCCGCCCGGCGCCTGCTGTCGGCGCTGGTCCCGATCGGCCGCATGAGCCTGACCAGCTATCTCATGCAATCCCTGGTCGGCACCGCCATCTATTACGGCTGGGGCCTCGGACTCTACGCCTCGACCGGCGCCTCGAGCGCGATCCTGATCGGTCTCGCGCTGGCGGGCCTGCAATGCTGGTTCAGCGCCTGGTGGCTGCGCCGCCACAGCCAGGGCCCGCTCGAAGCCCTGTGGCACCGCGCCACCTGGATCGGCAAGCCGGCCGCGGCCAGGCCGCTGCGCCAGCCGGGCTGA
- a CDS encoding HAD-IIIA family hydrolase: MSIKAIFLDKDGTLVDDLPYNVEPRRIRLVSGAGMALRLLASLDYRLFVVTNQSGIAHGCFGEDAMGPVADRLSDLLFREQLTLDGFYYCPHHPLGTVAKYALACDCRKPSPGMLLKAALEHGIDLKSSWMVGDVLHDVEAGNRAGCHTLLIDNGNETEWRLGPRRLPTRMAPDLYSAAVLIAEHEEVQ; this comes from the coding sequence ATGAGCATCAAAGCGATCTTCCTCGACAAGGACGGCACCCTGGTCGACGATCTTCCCTATAACGTCGAGCCGCGCCGCATCCGCCTTGTGAGCGGCGCCGGCATGGCGCTGCGCCTGCTCGCCAGCCTCGATTACCGCCTGTTCGTGGTCACCAACCAGTCCGGCATCGCACACGGCTGCTTCGGCGAGGACGCGATGGGCCCGGTCGCGGACCGCCTGTCCGACCTGCTGTTCCGCGAACAGCTCACGCTGGACGGCTTCTACTACTGCCCCCACCACCCGTTGGGCACGGTCGCGAAGTATGCGCTGGCCTGCGACTGCCGCAAGCCCTCGCCCGGCATGCTGCTCAAGGCCGCGCTCGAACATGGCATCGATTTGAAGTCCTCATGGATGGTCGGCGACGTGCTGCACGACGTCGAAGCCGGCAACCGCGCCGGCTGCCACACGCTCCTGATCGACAACGGCAATGAAACCGAATGGCGCCTCGGGCCACGCCGCCTGCCGACGCGGATGGCGCCGGACCTGTACAGCGCCGCCGTGCTGATCGCCGAGCACGAAGAGGTGCAATAG
- a CDS encoding glycosyltransferase, with the protein MPLEHATAQAPAFKLREPLRVALIGDLSTPGCASGIANPPMGHDLVRFACALARLGVQVDLFTWHEASEQHQLVRRLDGVRIIHMPVGARTGVVSLPARMDAFARSVARFVRSQLFIYRLVHAGCLGSGLVALHLKHALRLPFVLGSQALGLPQRRSAGSKDTPPAHAGIEAALAREAAAILADSEDEQGAIEHLFGAARTRIAVAATGYAPDALWPLSLVDARRSLRLPQERFTVLHIGRMRAREGADTVVRGVAMLRTRYGIDSGLVLVGPGAHDQKERHEQGRIRCLADELGIAATLRFACPAGGDMLRDYYNAADVVVSMPWHAGSMRTALEAMACARPVVGAELGGIRSYIEDGVTGYLIPPRDAEVLAERLARLARQPALAHTMGQAGHLRASRQHTWERVGERVLEVYESILEVAPVPAASTHLPSQVNA; encoded by the coding sequence ATGCCCCTCGAACACGCCACAGCCCAGGCCCCTGCCTTCAAGCTCCGTGAGCCGCTGCGCGTCGCACTGATCGGCGACCTCAGCACGCCCGGTTGCGCGAGCGGGATCGCCAACCCGCCGATGGGCCACGATCTGGTCCGGTTCGCCTGCGCGCTGGCACGGCTGGGCGTGCAGGTCGACCTGTTCACCTGGCACGAGGCGTCGGAGCAGCACCAGCTCGTGCGTCGCCTGGACGGCGTGAGGATCATCCACATGCCGGTGGGGGCACGGACAGGCGTCGTGTCCCTGCCGGCCCGCATGGATGCCTTCGCGCGTTCCGTCGCCCGCTTCGTGCGCAGCCAGCTCTTCATCTACCGGCTGGTGCATGCAGGCTGTCTTGGCTCGGGCCTGGTAGCACTGCATCTGAAGCACGCCCTGCGCCTGCCCTTCGTGCTGGGTTCGCAAGCGCTCGGTCTGCCGCAGCGCAGGAGCGCGGGCTCGAAGGACACGCCGCCCGCCCACGCGGGCATCGAGGCCGCGCTGGCGCGCGAAGCCGCCGCCATCCTGGCCGACAGCGAGGACGAACAAGGTGCAATCGAGCACTTGTTCGGCGCCGCCAGAACCCGCATTGCCGTGGCGGCGACGGGTTATGCCCCCGATGCATTATGGCCGCTCTCCCTAGTGGACGCGCGCCGCAGCCTGCGCCTGCCGCAAGAACGCTTCACGGTGCTGCACATTGGCCGCATGCGTGCGCGCGAAGGCGCGGACACCGTCGTCCGCGGCGTGGCCATGCTGCGCACGCGCTATGGGATCGACTCCGGACTGGTGCTCGTCGGCCCTGGCGCACATGACCAGAAGGAAAGGCACGAACAGGGGCGGATACGCTGCCTTGCGGACGAACTCGGCATCGCCGCGACACTGCGTTTCGCCTGCCCGGCCGGCGGCGACATGCTGCGTGACTACTACAACGCTGCCGATGTCGTGGTCAGCATGCCCTGGCATGCGGGGTCCATGCGTACGGCGCTGGAAGCAATGGCCTGCGCGCGCCCGGTCGTTGGCGCCGAGCTCGGCGGCATCAGGAGCTACATCGAGGATGGCGTCACTGGTTACCTGATTCCTCCGCGCGACGCCGAGGTCCTGGCCGAACGCCTTGCGCGCCTGGCGCGTCAGCCAGCGCTGGCGCACACGATGGGACAGGCCGGCCACCTGCGCGCGAGCAGGCAGCACACCTGGGAACGCGTGGGGGAACGCGTGCTGGAGGTCTATGAATCGATACTCGAGGTGGCGCCGGTGCCGGCCGCGTCAACCCACCTACCCAGCCAGGTGAATGCATGA
- a CDS encoding glycosyltransferase family 2 protein — MSATDDALIAVSVVLPACGRMDLLDRSLDALMRQSLDPRSYEVIVVDDEPNHNTLHLVAGWRTRTLDRGPRLVYVANPGPRGPAAARNRGWRAARAAFVAFTSDDAVPAMDWLAQGLAAFSDNIDVVCGRIETPVPARPTDRQRSAHAHEQADFTSANCFIRRAVLDRTDGFDERFSVQRGSDADLHFRLLESGIQVARAPQALAVHPVRPTPWGASLLQIRHAVFDALLYKKHPTLYRQRIETRPCWEHYAIVAALVAALGSLALGFKPAAAGAGAAWLVLTAWLCVHKLKGTAHSPSHVAEMIVTSALLPPLAVFWRLAGALRYRVRFA, encoded by the coding sequence ATGTCAGCAACGGATGATGCCCTGATTGCCGTGTCGGTGGTGCTGCCGGCATGCGGCCGCATGGACCTGCTCGATCGCAGCCTGGATGCGCTGATGCGGCAGAGCCTGGATCCGCGCAGCTACGAAGTCATCGTCGTGGATGACGAGCCCAACCACAATACCCTGCATCTGGTCGCCGGCTGGCGCACGCGCACGCTCGACCGCGGTCCGCGCCTGGTCTACGTCGCCAACCCGGGGCCGCGCGGGCCGGCGGCGGCGCGCAACCGCGGCTGGCGCGCGGCGCGCGCCGCCTTCGTCGCCTTCACCAGCGACGACGCGGTGCCGGCCATGGACTGGCTGGCCCAGGGCCTCGCGGCCTTCAGCGACAACATCGACGTCGTCTGCGGCCGTATCGAAACGCCGGTGCCAGCCCGCCCCACCGACCGCCAGCGCAGCGCCCACGCGCACGAGCAGGCCGACTTCACCAGCGCCAACTGCTTCATCCGGCGCGCGGTGCTCGACCGCACGGACGGCTTCGACGAGCGCTTCAGCGTGCAGCGCGGCAGCGACGCCGACCTGCACTTCCGATTGCTGGAAAGCGGCATCCAGGTGGCCCGCGCGCCACAGGCGCTGGCCGTGCATCCGGTCCGTCCCACGCCCTGGGGCGCGAGCCTGCTGCAAATCCGGCACGCGGTGTTCGACGCCCTGCTGTACAAGAAGCACCCCACCCTGTACCGCCAGAGAATCGAAACGCGCCCCTGCTGGGAGCACTATGCCATCGTCGCCGCCCTCGTCGCGGCGCTCGGCAGTCTGGCGCTCGGCTTCAAGCCGGCCGCAGCCGGCGCCGGCGCCGCCTGGCTGGTACTGACGGCCTGGCTGTGCGTGCACAAGCTGAAGGGAACGGCCCACAGCCCCTCGCATGTGGCCGAAATGATCGTCACCTCGGCCCTGCTGCCGCCGCTGGCGGTGTTCTGGCGCCTCGCCGGAGCGCTGCGCTACCGCGTGCGGTTCGCCTGA
- a CDS encoding aldehyde dehydrogenase family protein, with product MKQLYIDGRWIDGAAVSTSRSPSDRSDLIAEYASAGAEQAVMAVAAAHAAAPGWGLSGVQQRADALDAIGSEILARKVELGTLLSREEGKTLPEGIAEVGRAGAIFKFFAQEALRVRGDHLASVRPGIEVDVTREPVGVVGIIAPWNFPIAIPAWKIAPALAYGNTVVFKPAELVPGSAWALAEIISRAGLPPGVFNLAMGPGRVVGEAMLNDSRVNAISFTGSTSTGERVLLACAKRRARVQLEMGGKNPLVVLADADLDVAVNAALQGSFYSTGQRCTASSRLIVDEQIYGRFIDDLAGRMAALKVGHAQHEGTDIGPVVDASQLEQDLSYIEIAKGEGARLVCGGERLKRDTEGYFLSPALFADCEPGMRHAREEIFGPVASVIPAKGYEHALALANDTEFGLTAGICTTSLKHATHFKRNAKAGMVMVNLPTAGVDYHVPFGGTKASSFGPREQGTHAVEFFTTVKTSYTGA from the coding sequence ATGAAACAACTGTATATCGATGGCCGGTGGATCGACGGCGCCGCGGTGAGCACCTCCCGCAGCCCTTCCGACCGCAGCGACCTCATCGCCGAGTATGCGAGCGCGGGCGCGGAGCAGGCCGTCATGGCGGTGGCGGCCGCCCATGCCGCCGCGCCGGGCTGGGGCCTGTCGGGCGTGCAGCAGCGCGCCGATGCGCTGGACGCCATCGGCAGCGAAATCCTGGCGCGCAAGGTCGAACTCGGCACCCTGTTGTCGCGCGAAGAGGGCAAGACGCTGCCCGAAGGTATTGCCGAGGTCGGGAGGGCCGGCGCCATCTTCAAGTTCTTTGCCCAGGAGGCGCTGCGCGTGCGCGGCGATCACCTGGCCTCGGTGCGTCCCGGCATCGAGGTCGACGTCACCCGCGAGCCCGTGGGCGTCGTCGGCATCATCGCTCCCTGGAATTTTCCGATAGCCATTCCGGCCTGGAAGATCGCACCGGCCCTGGCCTACGGCAATACCGTCGTCTTCAAGCCGGCGGAGCTGGTGCCGGGCAGCGCCTGGGCGCTGGCCGAGATCATCAGCCGGGCTGGCCTGCCGCCCGGCGTGTTCAACCTGGCGATGGGGCCGGGCCGCGTGGTGGGCGAAGCGATGCTCAACGACAGCCGCGTCAACGCCATCAGCTTTACCGGTTCCACATCCACCGGCGAACGGGTGCTGCTGGCCTGCGCCAAGCGCCGCGCCCGCGTCCAGCTCGAGATGGGCGGCAAGAATCCGCTGGTGGTGCTGGCCGACGCCGACCTCGACGTGGCGGTCAACGCGGCGCTGCAGGGTTCCTTCTATTCCACCGGGCAGCGCTGCACGGCATCCTCGCGCCTGATCGTGGACGAGCAGATCTACGGCCGCTTCATCGACGACCTGGCCGGACGCATGGCGGCCCTGAAGGTGGGGCATGCACAGCACGAAGGCACCGACATCGGGCCGGTCGTCGACGCCTCCCAGCTGGAGCAGGACTTGTCCTATATCGAAATCGCGAAAGGGGAGGGGGCGCGGCTGGTATGCGGCGGCGAGCGCCTGAAGCGCGACACCGAGGGCTATTTCCTGAGCCCCGCGCTGTTCGCCGACTGCGAACCCGGCATGCGCCATGCGCGCGAAGAAATTTTCGGACCCGTGGCCTCGGTGATCCCCGCCAAGGGCTACGAGCACGCGCTGGCGCTGGCCAACGACACCGAATTCGGCCTGACCGCGGGCATCTGCACCACCTCGCTCAAGCACGCGACCCATTTCAAGCGCAATGCGAAGGCGGGCATGGTCATGGTCAACCTGCCCACCGCCGGGGTCGATTACCACGTACCTTTCGGTGGCACCAAGGCGTCGAGCTTCGGGCCGCGCGAACAGGGAACGCACGCGGTGGAATTCTTTACCACCGTGAAGACGAGCTATACCGGCGCCTGA
- a CDS encoding KGG domain-containing protein, whose amino-acid sequence MASSNQGSKQGGNQGGSSQSSGTRNRGFASMDPARQREIASQGGKAAHAKGTAHEFTSEEARRAGSMSHGNRQSANAGSGSASRTSSKSSGNRQSSSGGSRGGSKE is encoded by the coding sequence ATGGCCTCAAGCAATCAAGGTAGTAAACAAGGCGGTAACCAAGGCGGCAGCAGCCAAAGCAGCGGCACCCGCAATCGCGGCTTCGCATCGATGGATCCGGCACGCCAGCGCGAGATCGCCAGCCAGGGTGGCAAGGCCGCCCATGCCAAGGGCACCGCCCACGAGTTCACCTCGGAAGAAGCACGCCGCGCCGGCAGCATGAGCCACGGCAACCGACAGTCGGCCAACGCCGGTTCGGGCAGCGCCTCGCGTACCAGCAGCAAGAGCAGCGGTAACCGCCAGAGCTCGTCGGGTGGCAGCCGCGGCGGCTCGAAAGAGTAA